A genome region from Firmicutes bacterium HGW-Firmicutes-1 includes the following:
- a CDS encoding DHH family phosphoesterase — MGKKRSIRVNSRIEGYFRWPLFYLIIIAALTIIGALYNPTLGFIYIMFLAISTAIAIYLIFFNRRRLMTDIISFAMNLDEVQKQLLTNFEMPYILMDGVGRIKWYNESFRLLFSNARLQNMKITNIITSINTSQFPTEGAEYEKQFIVEDKAFKIVVRQMVVDKTDPNTKEKASKGTEALFVAYFYDISRENALVIKNEEQKSIFCLLYIDNYDEVIHSIEEVRRPLLIALIDRNINKFSQEIDGVIRKFEKDKYIIVFQNKYLPSIQENKFTILDSIREINIGNEMAVTLSLGIGKSEGSFTKKIDFAKVAMDLALGRGGDQAVIKNDEKLSFYGGKTRGVEKSTRVKARIKAHAFRELLDECDRVLIMGHKIGDMDSLGASIGVYACAKHFGKPAHIVINKITTSIYPMYEKLIEDKEYPTDLFVNNTQAVSFVGDQTLLVVVDVNRPSYTEYPDLLKYSKKIVVFDHHRVTAEYIENAVLSYVEPYASSTCEMITEITQYVSERVKLKPVEADALFAGIAVDTKNFVAKTGVKTFEAAAHLRRSGADAIRVSKLFKNDMASYKAKATAVKNSELFRESIAISICPSDIVNPSLVGAQAADELLNISGIKASFVLTLVENTIYISARSVDEINVQLIMEKLGGGGHLNVAGAQLENYTVNSALEILKQTIDEYFVKGD, encoded by the coding sequence ATGGGAAAAAAGAGAAGTATACGAGTTAACAGTAGAATAGAAGGCTATTTTAGATGGCCATTATTTTATTTAATCATCATTGCAGCGCTTACAATTATTGGTGCACTTTATAATCCAACACTTGGATTTATTTATATTATGTTTTTGGCAATTTCCACCGCAATAGCTATATATCTTATCTTTTTTAATAGACGTCGTTTAATGACAGATATTATAAGCTTTGCTATGAATTTGGATGAAGTTCAAAAACAGCTTTTGACGAACTTTGAGATGCCATATATTCTTATGGATGGAGTAGGTAGAATCAAATGGTACAATGAGAGTTTTAGATTATTGTTTTCAAATGCAAGATTACAAAACATGAAAATAACGAATATCATAACTTCAATTAATACATCTCAATTCCCTACAGAAGGGGCAGAATATGAAAAACAGTTTATTGTTGAAGACAAAGCATTTAAAATTGTTGTAAGACAAATGGTCGTTGATAAAACCGATCCAAATACCAAGGAAAAAGCTTCTAAGGGAACGGAAGCCTTATTCGTTGCATATTTTTATGATATTTCAAGAGAAAATGCATTGGTAATTAAAAATGAAGAACAAAAATCGATTTTCTGTCTTCTGTATATAGATAATTATGATGAAGTTATTCACAGCATTGAAGAAGTAAGAAGGCCTTTGCTAATTGCATTAATTGATAGAAACATAAATAAGTTTTCTCAAGAAATCGATGGCGTTATTAGAAAGTTTGAAAAGGATAAATATATAATTGTATTTCAAAACAAATACTTACCGTCAATTCAAGAAAACAAGTTTACGATTCTTGATAGTATAAGAGAAATTAATATTGGTAATGAAATGGCTGTAACCCTAAGTCTTGGAATCGGTAAAAGCGAGGGATCATTTACTAAGAAGATTGACTTTGCTAAAGTTGCTATGGATTTAGCACTTGGTAGAGGTGGAGATCAAGCCGTAATTAAAAATGACGAGAAGCTGTCCTTTTATGGAGGAAAAACGAGAGGTGTTGAAAAAAGCACAAGAGTAAAGGCTAGGATTAAAGCCCACGCTTTTAGAGAATTATTAGATGAATGTGATCGTGTACTCATTATGGGTCATAAGATAGGAGATATGGACTCATTAGGCGCTTCAATAGGGGTATATGCATGTGCTAAGCACTTTGGTAAACCAGCACATATTGTTATTAATAAAATAACAACATCTATTTACCCAATGTATGAAAAGTTAATTGAGGATAAAGAATATCCTACAGATCTTTTTGTAAACAATACGCAAGCAGTTTCCTTTGTTGGGGATCAAACCTTACTGGTAGTTGTCGATGTAAATAGACCTAGCTACACGGAGTATCCAGATTTATTAAAGTATTCGAAGAAAATTGTTGTATTTGATCATCATCGAGTAACGGCGGAGTATATAGAAAATGCAGTTTTAAGCTACGTTGAGCCATATGCTTCATCAACTTGCGAGATGATTACAGAGATTACGCAATATGTATCAGAAAGAGTTAAGCTTAAGCCTGTGGAAGCAGATGCTTTATTTGCAGGAATAGCAGTGGATACAAAGAATTTTGTAGCAAAAACAGGAGTAAAGACCTTTGAAGCGGCAGCCCACTTAAGACGTAGCGGCGCAGATGCAATTCGTGTAAGCAAACTATTCAAAAACGATATGGCATCTTATAAAGCAAAGGCAACAGCTGTAAAAAATTCCGAGTTGTTTAGAGAAAGTATCGCAATATCCATATGTCCATCTGATATCGTTAACCCTAGTTTAGTGGGTGCTCAAGCTGCAGATGAACTATTAAATATTTCAGGAATTAAAGCATCTTTTGTTTTAACACTGGTTGAAAATACGATTTATATCAGTGCTAGATCAGTTGATGAGATTAATGTTCAGCTTATAATGGAAAAGCTTGGCGGTGGTGGGCATTTGAATGTTGCAGGCGCGCAGTTAGAAAACTATACGGTTAATAGTGCATTAGAAATATTAAAACAAACAATTGATGAATATTTTGTGAAAGGGGATTAA
- the rpsR gene encoding 30S ribosomal protein S18, giving the protein MAFEKRKPIKRRKRVCVFCEEKSKSIDHKDVNKLKRFVSERGKILPRRITGNCAKHQRALTIAVKRSRHIALMPYTVD; this is encoded by the coding sequence ATGGCATTTGAAAAAAGAAAGCCAATTAAAAGAAGAAAAAGAGTTTGCGTTTTCTGTGAAGAAAAATCAAAATCAATCGATCATAAAGATGTAAATAAATTAAAAAGATTTGTATCAGAAAGAGGTAAAATTCTTCCTAGAAGAATTACTGGAAACTGTGCAAAACATCAAAGAGCATTAACAATAGCAGTAAAGAGATCAAGACATATTGCATTAATGCCATATACAGTAGATTAA
- a CDS encoding single-stranded DNA-binding protein, with protein MNKVILMGRLTKDPEMRYSQGAEPMAIARYTLAVNRGYKREGEPEADFINVVAFGKRGEFAEKYFQKGQQVAVVGHLQVNSYDDKEGVKRWSTDVIVDEQHFAESKKSFEERGKFEGQARSSYPETPQPVKSAEGFVPISQEFDDDDDLPF; from the coding sequence ATGAACAAGGTAATTTTAATGGGGAGATTAACAAAGGATCCGGAGATGAGATATTCTCAAGGCGCTGAGCCAATGGCTATTGCTAGATATACACTAGCAGTAAACAGAGGATATAAACGCGAAGGTGAGCCTGAAGCAGACTTCATTAATGTAGTGGCATTTGGAAAGAGAGGCGAATTTGCTGAAAAATATTTTCAGAAGGGGCAGCAAGTTGCAGTCGTAGGCCATTTACAAGTTAATTCTTATGATGACAAAGAAGGCGTTAAACGATGGAGCACTGATGTAATAGTGGATGAACAGCATTTTGCTGAAAGTAAAAAATCATTCGAGGAACGTGGTAAGTTTGAAGGGCAAGCTCGTTCTAGTTATCCGGAAACACCACAACCTGTGAAGTCAGCAGAAGGATTTGTTCCAATCAGCCAAGAGTTTGACGACGACGATGATTTACCATTTTAA
- the rpsF gene encoding 30S ribosomal protein S6: MNKYELAVIINGKLDDESRDATLEKVKGYVERFGGTISKIDDWGKRRLAYEIEKIKEGFYYFIYFEADAEAPNEIEKRIRIMETVLRYLCLNIEE, translated from the coding sequence ATGAATAAATATGAATTAGCAGTTATAATCAATGGTAAGTTAGACGACGAATCAAGAGATGCAACCTTAGAAAAAGTGAAAGGTTATGTTGAAAGATTTGGAGGAACAATCTCAAAAATTGACGATTGGGGTAAAAGAAGACTAGCTTATGAAATTGAGAAAATCAAAGAAGGCTTTTACTATTTTATCTATTTTGAAGCGGATGCTGAAGCTCCAAACGAAATCGAAAAAAGAATTCGTATTATGGAAACAGTACTAAGATATTTATGTTTAAATATCGAAGAATAA
- a CDS encoding DUF951 domain-containing protein, whose translation MDIHVSDIITLKKSHPCGSFDWEVLRTGIDFRLKCKGCNHMVMIPRVKLEKNIRKINDNK comes from the coding sequence ATGGATATTCATGTAAGTGATATTATAACTCTTAAAAAGTCACATCCTTGTGGAAGTTTTGACTGGGAGGTTTTAAGAACCGGGATAGACTTTAGGTTGAAATGTAAAGGATGTAACCATATGGTTATGATACCAAGAGTGAAACTAGAAAAAAATATTAGGAAAATCAATGATAATAAGTAA
- a CDS encoding potassium transporter: MTGIGLAIMSGFFIGKLINKLKIPSVAGYIIAGLILGQSFLGILNLEFLDQVSSVSDMALGLIAFSIGGELLANNLKKIGKKVFAIAFFEAFGAFGIVTGAMLLLKQPLEVALLLGAVASATAPAATVMVITELRAKGPLTSTLIAVVAIDDAICLMIYAVASSIARVAISHSETVRWSSIILKPLVEIGGSIGIGIVMGGILVFILGKVSYTREILTILIAAIMLTLGIATLFNLSALLSNMTLGIMVANLSTHRTKVFSIIESITAPIYTAFFVLAGARLNVSLLAEVGIIGLVYTVARIIGKIGGSSLGATITKADPVIKKYIGFGLLSQIGVAVGLAIVISHEFAGTEIGSLVITVLLATTVITEIVGPLCTRFAIMKSGENGAVDDEVIE; encoded by the coding sequence ATGACAGGGATAGGCCTTGCTATTATGAGTGGATTTTTTATTGGAAAGCTTATTAACAAGCTTAAAATACCTTCGGTTGCTGGTTATATTATTGCCGGCCTTATACTTGGGCAATCTTTTTTAGGGATTTTAAACCTTGAATTCTTGGATCAAGTAAGTAGTGTTAGCGATATGGCACTTGGGCTAATTGCTTTTAGTATTGGAGGCGAACTACTCGCAAATAACTTAAAGAAAATTGGTAAAAAGGTATTTGCAATTGCTTTTTTTGAAGCATTTGGAGCATTCGGTATTGTTACAGGGGCAATGCTATTATTGAAACAACCCCTTGAGGTTGCACTATTACTTGGAGCCGTTGCTTCAGCTACAGCACCAGCTGCTACCGTAATGGTCATCACCGAACTACGTGCTAAAGGTCCTCTCACTAGTACATTAATAGCAGTTGTGGCTATAGATGATGCTATATGCTTGATGATTTATGCTGTTGCATCTTCTATTGCTAGAGTTGCTATCTCCCACTCAGAAACAGTACGTTGGTCAAGTATTATTCTTAAACCCTTGGTAGAAATAGGTGGATCTATTGGTATAGGAATTGTAATGGGAGGTATCTTAGTCTTTATATTAGGTAAAGTTTCTTACACCAGAGAAATCCTTACAATATTAATTGCAGCAATTATGTTAACGTTAGGCATCGCCACCTTATTTAATTTATCAGCACTATTGAGCAATATGACATTGGGGATAATGGTTGCTAATCTTAGTACCCATCGCACAAAAGTCTTTTCCATCATTGAATCGATTACTGCACCCATTTACACAGCTTTTTTTGTTCTGGCCGGTGCTAGATTAAACGTTAGTTTATTAGCTGAGGTTGGTATTATTGGTTTAGTTTATACTGTTGCACGAATTATTGGCAAAATTGGAGGTTCATCTCTAGGAGCAACTATTACAAAAGCAGACCCAGTTATCAAAAAATATATTGGCTTTGGTTTACTATCTCAAATTGGTGTTGCAGTAGGTTTGGCCATTGTTATTAGTCATGAGTTTGCGGGAACTGAAATTGGAAGCTTAGTCATTACCGTCTTATTAGCAACAACCGTAATCACAGAAATTGTTGGACCTTTATGTACACGTTTTGCAATTATGAAATCTGGTGAAAATGGTGCAGTAGATGATGAAGTAATCGAATAA